One window of the Chelonoidis abingdonii isolate Lonesome George chromosome 3, CheloAbing_2.0, whole genome shotgun sequence genome contains the following:
- the RDH14 gene encoding LOW QUALITY PROTEIN: retinol dehydrogenase 14 (The sequence of the model RefSeq protein was modified relative to this genomic sequence to represent the inferred CDS: deleted 2 bases in 1 codon; substituted 1 base at 1 genomic stop codon), whose protein sequence is MKLPVPECKAKGTALANRYLTTCAPPWASCRGAEPAAPWEKRRGRCRSTCSRLPAGPERWAMAAAVLLAAALGGGLLLIARRYLTGAGQASRAAAAALVRGKTVIVTVEWFFPNKGQXIQLILITDCCVYKSDYFCYFKEEPRLDVLINNAGIFQCPYMKTEDGFEMQFGVNHLGHFLLTNLLLGLLKSSAPSRIVVVSSKLYKYGEINFEDLNSEISYNKSFGYSRSKLANILFTRELARRLEGTGVTVNVLHPGIVRTNLGRYMNIPLLAKPLFNLVSWAFFKTPLEGAQTSIYLASSAEVEGVSGKYFGDCKEEELLPKAMDDLVARKLWDISEVMVGLLK, encoded by the exons ATGAAACTACCAGTCCCAGAATGCAAAGCGAAGGGGACCGCGCTGGCCAATCGGTATCTAACCACCTGTGCGCCGCCCTGGGCATCCTGCCGCGGTGCAGAGCCTGCTGCGCCCTGGGAAAAACGCCGGGGCAGGTGTCGTTCGACC TGCTCGCGGCTCCCTGCTGGCCCCGAGCGCTGGGCTATGGCCGCTGCGGTGCTGCTAGCCGCGGCGTTGGGCGGGGGGCTGCTGCTCATCGCCCGCCGCTACCTGACCGGGGCCGGCCAGGCTTCGCGGGCCGCGGCTGCCGCGCTGGTGCGGGGCAAGACGGTGATCGTCACGG TTGAATGGTTTTTTCCTAATAAAGGTCAATGAATACAATTAATCTTAATAACAGATTGCTGTGTTTATAAATCTgattatttttgctattttaagGAAGAGCCGAGACTGGATGTTCTGATCAATAATGCGGGGATATTCCAATGTCCATACATGAAGACAGAGGATGGTTTCGAGATGCAGTTTGGTGTCAACCACTTGGGTCATTTCTTGCTTACTAACCTCCTCCTTGGCCTCCTCAAAAGTTCTGCCCCAAGCAGGATTGTGGTAGTTTCTTCCAAACTTTACAAATATGGAGAGATCAACTTTGAAGACTTGAACAGTGAGATAAGTTACAATAAAAGTTTTGGCTACAGTCGCAGTAAACTGGCTAACATACTATTCACCAGGGAGCTAGCCCGCCGATTGGAAGGCACAGGAGTCACTGTCAACGTGCTTCATCCCGGTATAGTCCGAACCAATCTAGGCAGATACATGAATATTCCTTTGCTGGCAAAACCCCTCTTCAATTTGGTGTCATGGGCTTTCTTCAAAACCCCATTGGAAGGAGCCCAGACTTCTATTTATTTGGCCTCCTCTGCAGAAGTAGAGGGTGTGTCAGGCAAGTATTTTGGGGATTGCAAAGAGGAGGAACTGCTGCCTAAAGCCATGGATGATTTAGTTGCAAGAAAACTTTGGGATATCAGTGAAGTGATGGTtggattattaaaataa